A region of Lycium barbarum isolate Lr01 chromosome 1, ASM1917538v2, whole genome shotgun sequence DNA encodes the following proteins:
- the LOC132626678 gene encoding uncharacterized protein LOC132626678 yields MQILQWLFKNANETNSNSISSENEVVNDQEVKPQDIVLFGISQKKRRTRKSAKLSCKIFKVFNILRRKDIVSDYFYSTIHLKRLGSSRRRQRFVHSMKMKKQTLTRILSVHRKADSATASNKVLPITDAVGTPTNGHKEQSYSAEKKEKAKGDKTKAISKMKELIRWAAAAKSQKGGKYFGRKVLHLRDRSVIKAVPHDDQLSNESPKISLRWDYFESCSTTSSAYSTISVSSLTNNDHSINTPLNSTPVHIDQCPAAARKGNWVTTDSEFVVLELEL; encoded by the exons ATGCAG ATCCTTCAGTGGCTCTTCAAGAATGCAAATGAGACCAACTCCAACAGCATTTCTAGCGAGAATGAAGTAGTTAATG ATCAGGAGGTGAAACCCCAAGACATTGTCCTGTTTGGGATTTCTCAGAAAAAGAGAAGAACTAGAAAATCAGCAAAATTGAGCTGCAAGATCTTCAAGGTGTTCAATATATTACGTAGAAAGGACATTGTGTCCGACTATTTCTACAGCACGATTCATCTAAAGAGATTGGGAAGTTCGCGCAGAAGACAGCGATTTGTGCATAGCATGAAGATGAAAAAACAGACTCTTACACGTATATTAAGCGTTCATCGAAAGGCAGATTCTGCTACAGCTAGCAATAAGGTTTTGCCCATTACTGATGCAGTAGGAACACCAACAAATGGTCATAAGGAGCAAAGTTATAGtgcagaaaagaaagaaaaagcaaaaGGGGATAAAACTAAGGCCATTTCAAAGATGAAGGAGCTAATAAGATGGGCTGCTGCTGCTAAGTCTCAAAAGGGAGGAAAATACTTTGGTCGAAAG GTTTTGCACCTACGCGATAGATCAGTCATAAAGGCAGTACCACATGATGATCAACTGAGCAACGAATCCCCAAAAATCAGCCTTAGATGGGATTATTTTGAAAGTTGCTCCACAACTTCATCAGCTTACTCTACAATTTCAGTCAGTTCCTTGACAAACAATGACCATTCTATCAACACTCCTCTAAACTCAACTCCAGTTCATATAGATCAGTGCCCTGCAGCAGCTAGAAAAGGGAATTGGGTCACTACAGATTCTGAAT ttgTGGTGCTAGAGCTAGAGCTGTGA
- the LOC132607409 gene encoding abscisic acid and environmental stress-inducible protein isoform X2 — translation MGQAISKTVAIAEIIKRRIPRLHQDTAISSISITDVWEPLEEGLLPVEQTRHVSMISITLSTTELNKNSPGYQTPSEIQQQTNYYNNNNNNNYAPRYNYQPRQQQQPPRQAQAVYNAGNEDSYGRGRGRGRGRGRGWSRGGYANYQDGYNNYQENGGYSNYGRGGGRGGGWGYRGSGYGRGGGGGGRGYGYGRGRGRTGNRPRGGSNNNQA, via the exons ATGGGTCAGGCAATAAGCAAGACTGTAGCTATTGCAGAGATCATTAAG AGAAGAATTCCTCGTCTGCATCAAGACACTGCTATCAGCTCAATAAGCATCACAGATGTATGGGAACCTCTTGAAGAGGGCCTTTTGCC TGTGGAGCAAACTCGGCATGTCTCGATGATTTCAATCACCTTGTCAACAACGGAACTGAACAAGAACTCTCCAGG GTATCAAACACCTTCTGAGATTCAGCAGCAGACAaattactacaacaacaacaataataacaactaCGCCCCGCGTTACAATTACCAGCCTCGACAGCAGCAGCAACCACCTAGACAAGCACAAGCAGTCTACAATGCTGGTAATGAAG ATTCATATGGCCGAGGACGAGGCCGTGGTAGAGGGAGGGGACGTGGTTGGAGCAGAGGTGGATATGCAAATTACCAAGATGGATATAATAATTATCAAG AAAATGGTGGGTACTCCAACTATGGACGAGGTGGAGGCCGTGGTGGTGGCTGGGGATATCGTG GCTCTGGATATGGAAGAGGCGGGGGTGGAGGTGGCAGAGGTTATGGTTATGGTCGTGGCCGTGGACGGACGGGCAACCGTCCAAGGGGTGGTAGCAACAACAACCAGGCATAG
- the LOC132607409 gene encoding uncharacterized protein LOC132607409 isoform X1 — protein sequence MDRYQKVEKPKPELPINENEIRITSQGLVRNYISYATNLLQERSGKEIVLKAMGQAISKTVAIAEIIKRRIPRLHQDTAISSISITDVWEPLEEGLLPVEQTRHVSMISITLSTTELNKNSPGYQTPSEIQQQTNYYNNNNNNNYAPRYNYQPRQQQQPPRQAQAVYNAGNEDSYGRGRGRGRGRGRGWSRGGYANYQDGYNNYQENGGYSNYGRGGGRGGGWGYRGSGYGRGGGGGGRGYGYGRGRGRTGNRPRGGSNNNQA from the exons atGGATAGGTACCAAAAAGTAGAGAAACCGAAACCTGAATTACCAATTAACGAGAATGAGATCCGTATCACTTCACAAGGACTTGTTCGTAACTACATCAGCTATGCCACTAATCTTCTCCAG GAGAGGAGTGGGAAAGAGATCGTTTTGAAAGCAATGGGTCAGGCAATAAGCAAGACTGTAGCTATTGCAGAGATCATTAAG AGAAGAATTCCTCGTCTGCATCAAGACACTGCTATCAGCTCAATAAGCATCACAGATGTATGGGAACCTCTTGAAGAGGGCCTTTTGCC TGTGGAGCAAACTCGGCATGTCTCGATGATTTCAATCACCTTGTCAACAACGGAACTGAACAAGAACTCTCCAGG GTATCAAACACCTTCTGAGATTCAGCAGCAGACAaattactacaacaacaacaataataacaactaCGCCCCGCGTTACAATTACCAGCCTCGACAGCAGCAGCAACCACCTAGACAAGCACAAGCAGTCTACAATGCTGGTAATGAAG ATTCATATGGCCGAGGACGAGGCCGTGGTAGAGGGAGGGGACGTGGTTGGAGCAGAGGTGGATATGCAAATTACCAAGATGGATATAATAATTATCAAG AAAATGGTGGGTACTCCAACTATGGACGAGGTGGAGGCCGTGGTGGTGGCTGGGGATATCGTG GCTCTGGATATGGAAGAGGCGGGGGTGGAGGTGGCAGAGGTTATGGTTATGGTCGTGGCCGTGGACGGACGGGCAACCGTCCAAGGGGTGGTAGCAACAACAACCAGGCATAG
- the LOC132607394 gene encoding F-box/kelch-repeat protein At3g24760 isoform X2, translated as MEEHICIQKPNSQNDQIIKNWEYLCSDITEKIISYLPIRSIVIASSVCKIWNSIITSNSFTTKISGGVRFVGGLVDVEDRLAVEIYNPTLDSWELCQPLPADFRSGNSSQWLCSALLKGKKFYVFGIYSCFVTCFNLDEHLWSEVQTLRPPGILFSFLMTCQDCLVLGGLCNSPNGINFIIWKVDEETMEFSEIAIMPHELMYCLFDSDEDDKFASLKCVGLGNLIYVYNEEHHKNYPACVCEFSNEFGKFSWRKLPNLPAPASKFHRVISFCSNVSLDNILVGARI; from the exons ATGGAAGAACACATTTGTATTCAAAAACCCAATTCTCAAAATGACCAAATAATCAAGAATTGGGAATATCTTTGTTCAGATATTACAGAAAAAATTATCTCTTATCTCCCAATTCGTTCTATAGTTATTGCTTCCTCTGTTTGCAAGATTTGGAATTCTATAATTACCTCTAATTCTTTCACTACCAAAATATCAG GTGGTGTtagatttgttggtggattaGTTGATGTTGAGGACCGTTTGGCTGTTGAGATTTATAATCCAACTTTGGATTCTTGGGAATTGTGCCAACCTTTGCCAGCAGATTTTAGGTCAGGGAATTCATCACAGTGGTTATGTTCAGCTTTATTAAAAGGGAAAAAATTCTATGTTTTTGGGATATATTCTTGTTTTGTTACATGTTTCAATTTGGATGAACATTTGTGGAGTGAGGTACAAACACTTAGGCCACCTGGGATTTTGTTTTCATTCTTGATGACATGTCAAGATTGTTTAGTTTTAGGTGGATTATGCAATTCACCAAATGGAATAAATTTTATTATATGGAAGGTTGATGAGGAAACAATGGAGTTTAGTGAAATTGCTATAATGCCTCATGAATTGATGTATTGTTTGTTTGATAGTGATGAGGATGATAAATTTGCCAGTTTAAAATGTGTGGGATTGGGGAATCTTATTTATGTGTACAATGAAGAGCATCATAAGAATTACCCTGCTTGTGTTTGTGAATTTAGCAATGAATTTGGGAAGTTTAGTTGGAGGAAGTTGCCTAATTTGCCAGCACCTGCTAGTAAGTTTCATAGAGTGATTAGCTTTTGTTCAAATGTTTCTCTTGATAACATTCTTGTTGGTGCAAGAATTTGA
- the LOC132607394 gene encoding F-box/kelch-repeat protein At3g24760 isoform X1, with translation MEEHICIQKPNSQNDQIIKNWEYLCSDITEKIISYLPIRSIVIASSVCKIWNSIITSNSFTTKISGTKKPWFFLCGQNSIFYKNNQAFAFDPDSNEWITLPTSTLLSQDFFIGSNGFFFATTSENFSFKPIFKNTWVQTSPLRFSRCNPLVGVYNNGSRFIVVGGVRFVGGLVDVEDRLAVEIYNPTLDSWELCQPLPADFRSGNSSQWLCSALLKGKKFYVFGIYSCFVTCFNLDEHLWSEVQTLRPPGILFSFLMTCQDCLVLGGLCNSPNGINFIIWKVDEETMEFSEIAIMPHELMYCLFDSDEDDKFASLKCVGLGNLIYVYNEEHHKNYPACVCEFSNEFGKFSWRKLPNLPAPASKFHRVISFCSNVSLDNILVGARI, from the coding sequence ATGGAAGAACACATTTGTATTCAAAAACCCAATTCTCAAAATGACCAAATAATCAAGAATTGGGAATATCTTTGTTCAGATATTACAGAAAAAATTATCTCTTATCTCCCAATTCGTTCTATAGTTATTGCTTCCTCTGTTTGCAAGATTTGGAATTCTATAATTACCTCTAATTCTTTCACTACCAAAATATCAGGTACAAAAAAACCATGGTTTTTTCTTTGTGGCCAAAATAGCATTTTTTACAAAAATAACCAAGCTTTTGCTTTTGACCCAGATTCCAATGAATGGATTACACTTCCCACTTCAACCCTTTTATCCCAAGATTTCTTTATTGGTTCAAATGGTTTTTTCTTTGCTACAACttcagaaaatttcagttttaagCCAATTTTTAAAAACACCTGGGTCCAAACAAGCCCTTTGAGGTTTTCTAGGTGTAATCCTCTTGTTGGTGTGTATAACAATGGGTCAAGATTCATTGTTGTAGGTGGTGTtagatttgttggtggattaGTTGATGTTGAGGACCGTTTGGCTGTTGAGATTTATAATCCAACTTTGGATTCTTGGGAATTGTGCCAACCTTTGCCAGCAGATTTTAGGTCAGGGAATTCATCACAGTGGTTATGTTCAGCTTTATTAAAAGGGAAAAAATTCTATGTTTTTGGGATATATTCTTGTTTTGTTACATGTTTCAATTTGGATGAACATTTGTGGAGTGAGGTACAAACACTTAGGCCACCTGGGATTTTGTTTTCATTCTTGATGACATGTCAAGATTGTTTAGTTTTAGGTGGATTATGCAATTCACCAAATGGAATAAATTTTATTATATGGAAGGTTGATGAGGAAACAATGGAGTTTAGTGAAATTGCTATAATGCCTCATGAATTGATGTATTGTTTGTTTGATAGTGATGAGGATGATAAATTTGCCAGTTTAAAATGTGTGGGATTGGGGAATCTTATTTATGTGTACAATGAAGAGCATCATAAGAATTACCCTGCTTGTGTTTGTGAATTTAGCAATGAATTTGGGAAGTTTAGTTGGAGGAAGTTGCCTAATTTGCCAGCACCTGCTAGTAAGTTTCATAGAGTGATTAGCTTTTGTTCAAATGTTTCTCTTGATAACATTCTTGTTGGTGCAAGAATTTGA